One Plasmodium vivax chromosome 13, whole genome shotgun sequence genomic region harbors:
- a CDS encoding hypothetical protein, conserved (encoded by transcript PVX_086275A): MLQGKIKKFKLPINNSIDNFLKDISLKKNEYVYGCGAEDIENVNLTAECIINYFNFINDSYGNLLLLLCQEGFDTVLNYIRISDNLNDGEQEKIFGCLTILIEKSVDVFKNYFKCVEKCHQKNGHCDNGVEMLQFILSENNNIMNMIIQCLEDNYKEYSVNEKRKKKFTFFEIHEILISYFNALTFVYLNLFNCYYSHNFCKQQNTEMVVVNVQRGRKKLKKENDEETNVALKNMNCLLNNIILLVSNINFDILYDQVSIPVVDLYLQFFLNIYSINQENNNMFNMSTYHDHISMIIGTLLRMYIKEKVSGGAGSLPNRGNTNRESGKNGGKKSGDAGGRHRGDFSEGFSEDSGDDNNAPDSSADQGGTPAEETRRDPPKEEDIKSEKSVGDKFHSFSFTYIFLNSCKKCTSVNICDALLRVKNTDIPAIIIKEFIDYVKENSLLYLNLSVQTHAQNEILNVLNFLEYLSKNLSVHLLSFLKDLTDMLGIDIYYIRKSIFEMFKNFITLAKASEEVNEGGGTDRDGEDGHAAGSERFQMNMHTGELEDDGEEDDDVEGDDLDGDDDAEGDNAGEGEAELPDGEDESEETDQNDDSSDFFSEGNDEESQSSDEEVKKGNGFRNKKGNARKNSKRVSRKNAKKGSILRKKQQGQNKKRKKKKKKMNAYLRSFRVSVNESSISTYKDIIHKIVMEDIPFLQLCFSECLKNRAFVMNVLMSRQHDSKLHVRCHLLKILQELIENNFIPLNYYNNLCLICSERINDKSPLVRQRAFTLLSCIASDVVKNKYVIPLNTSRIKRELANLSRRKEALKRKEQSSGTGKKRVNLSDSDSSDGGGSDISDRDQANGRAQTGGNNNVPTGVNNKEKTKKNHQNKYDLLIKMYNEVLFISIIVDDCVELCFRLLYSVVETDQKSAIRFIILAHMCGNKKAQQQMNRVWSLIFSNNSSIVEMIISEFVNVNITCDDYRISAFRLINVSLNSKLKDLSCLEKIMECLLMQEKSIVSVTKLLDELFNIIFVDTFSENKNLIIKEGALLLMKILCYSIHTVNLKKGKKEHHFVFSNKRKHLILVFINQYKENLHFINLLILILRYNKTNKIVQNLLIILFNLVFDHISDGKGEKNGETFSASELNPRASSLGKSKKGRTSINGVVVNTHSGETPQLVDCFPLHDDRNVWFKCCQSIVESMYEHFDDFLAIFTMKMKNMFSAIVCGGNRSANEDLSESRGRDSSACRLRSKGVDEGEESAVDKSNKVSCFMLTKFIFVSGHLGLYTYIYAEKIQNNLKKIASKSDSNYGMCTKEEKDREYFDYVVENMIVCNNLLGKKIMPLIFLILSNPEGFFNDCVVKGEVEGEAGAGAGKKWPLKSGSFAPFKGADNAKDDIYMHYEMYLLVLVCLLTLCKFCIISQKFCQSVVRDHVSIIQLIVSIITEEGNSIFELKTEALLGGGGAPSNGDDAGSDRMLSDESDGGYGGDDGGHGNRGSHDNRGGAPSGQSSSRRGRRKRGEAKKEDTHLCIEDEKVEGFATPEEGSSGEDPWSLFRSKIMFRTISNIRKMLLISYADLLYRHPNLLEPYNKYIFKVLNDRDINMRRTAVSVFTHLFMTDTVKARNILLVHMMYLTIDQDEKISSGSKSFFYELDRKSHVTLVNNICDMISVLAKNEKKLKYEMNKEIEEFLLSFIKKSKYNETLVEKIFKKMKEVNINKTDALKLYMQVFLNIQIDEKVLSRMNKCFPLIRYIIRENQYIQDSFIHICKKATEKKRGRPAEEGQHQQQQQQQQQQQLNASNNEKGNNERVENDKSENKMRELAEDILSKIESTTNKSKNVSNAHGGATNAVLKESRSKDDDDVVRNDEELSMSRNEEGDN, from the coding sequence ATGCTGCaagggaagataaaaaagttCAAGCTGCCGATAAATAACAGCATcgacaattttttaaaggacatcagcttaaagaaaaatgagtATGTGTACGGGTGTGGGGCGGAGGATATAGAAAACGTGAATCTGACGGCGGAGTgcataattaattatttcaatTTCATCAATGACAGTTATGGCAATCTGCTACTGCTGTTGTGTCAAGAGGGATTTGACACTGTGCTGAATTACATACGCATAAGTGATAATTTAAACGATGGAGAGCAGGAGAAGATCTTCGGCTGTCTAACCattttaattgaaaaaagtgtagacgtttttaaaaactatttTAAGTGTGTAGAAAAATGtcatcaaaaaaatgggcactgTGATAATGGAGTGGAAATGTTACAATTTATTCTAAGCGAAAATAATAACATCATGAATATGATCATTCAGTGTTTGGAAGATAACTACAAAGAGTATTCTGTaaatgaaaagaggaaaaaaaaatttacctttTTCGAGATCCACGAAATTTTAATCTCCTACTTTAATGCGCTCACATTTGTATActtaaatttgtttaattgttattatagccataatttttgtaaacaGCAGAATACCGAGATGGTGGTTGTGAATGTtcagagggggaggaaaaaactgaaaaaggaaaacgatGAAGAAACAAATGTCgctttgaaaaatatgaattgtCTTTTGAACAACATCATTTTGTTGGTAAGCAACATTAACTTTGACATTTTATATGACCAGGTCAGCATCCCCGTGGTGGATTTATACCTCCagttttttctaaatatttattcaattAACCAGGAAAATAACAACATGTTTAATATGAGTACTTACCATGACCACATCTCGATGATTATTGGGACTTTGCTGCGGATGTACATTAAGGAGAAGGTAAGCGGCGGGGCTGGTTCGCTGCCTAATAGGGGCAACACGAACAGGGAGAgcggtaaaaatggggggaaaaaaagcggtGATGCGGGGGGGCGACACAGGGGGGATTTCAGCGAGGGGTTCAGTGAAGACAGTGGGGATGACAATAACGCACCTGACAGTAGCGCCGATCAGGGTGGTACCCCAGCTGAGGAGACGAGGAGGGACCCCCCTAAGGAGGAAGACATCAAGAGCGAAAAGTCAGTGGGAGACAAATTCCATTCCTTCTCCTttacgtacatttttttaaactcctGCAAAAAGTGCACCAGCGTGAATATCTGCGACGCCCTTCTAAGGGTGAAGAACACGGACATCCCGGCAATCATTATAAAGGAGTTTATCGATTATGTGAAGGAAAATTCGCTCCTCTACTTAAACCTGAGCGTACAAACACAtgcgcaaaatgaaatattaaatGTGCTGAATTTTTTGGAGTATTTATCGAAAAATTTAAGTGTCCATTTGCTGTCTTTTTTGAAAGACTTGACGGACATGCTGGGAATTGACATTTATTACATTAGAAAATCCATTTTCGagatgtttaaaaattttataactttGGCCAAGGCAAGTGAGGAAGTGaacgagggggggggcaccgACAGGGATGGGGAGGATGGGCATGCCGCTGGTAGTGAAAGGTTTCAGATGAACATGCACACGGGGGAGTTGGAAGACGACGGGGAGGAAGATGACGATGTAGAGGGGGATGATCTAGATGGAGATGATGATGCGGAGGGAGATAATGctggagagggagaagctgAACTACCCGATGGAGAGGACGAATCGGAGGAGACGGACCAGAACGACGACAGCAGCGACTTTTTCTCGGAAGGAAACGATGAGGAGAGCCAGTCGTCCGATGaggaggttaaaaaagggaacggATTTAGGAATAAGAAAGGGAATGCGCGAAAAAATAGCAAACGTGTTAGCAGGAAGAACGCGAAAAAGGGTAGCATActgaggaagaagcaacagggacagaacaaaaagagaaaaaaaaaaaaaaaaaaaatgaacgcatATTTAAGGTCATTTCGAGTAAGCGTAAACGAAAGTAGCATCAGTACGTACAAAGATATTATCCACAAAATTGTGATGGAGGacattccatttttacaactaTGTTTTAGTGAgtgcttaaaaaatagaGCCTTTGTTATGAACGTGTTGATGTCGAGGCAGCATGATTCGAAGCTGCATGTCCGGTgccatttgttaaaaatattgcaagAGTTAAtcgaaaataatttcattccCCTGAACTATTACAATAACTTGTGTTTGATATGCAGCGAGCGGATAAATGACAAGTCTCCACTGGTGAGGCAGAGGGCGTTTACCCTCCTTTCGTGCATAGCGAGCGACGTGGTGAAGAATAAGTATGTCATCCCGCTGAACACGAGTAGGATAAAGAGGGAGCTGGCGAATCTCAGCCGGAGGAAGGAGGcgctgaagaggaaggagcaATCCAGCGGGACGGGAAAGAAGAGAGTTAATCTATCCGACAGTGACAGCAGtgatggggggggaagcgacatATCGGATCGAGACCAAGCAAACGGGAGAGCACAAACTGGTGGTAACAACAACGTACCCACGGGAGTGAACAATAAAGAGAAGACAAAGAAGAATCACCAGAATAAATACGACTtgctaataaaaatgtacaacgAGGTTTTATTCATTTCGATTATCGTTGACGACTGTGTGGAACTCTGCTTCAGGTTGCTCTACTCCGTGGTGGAGACGGACCAGAAGAGTGCCATCCGATTTATTATACTAGCACATATgtgtggaaataaaaaagcgcaGCAACAAATGAACAGAGTATGGTCTCTAATTTTTAGTAACAACTCCAGCATAGTAGAAATGATTATCAGCGAAtttgtaaatgtaaatataaccTGTGATGACTATCGGATCAGTGCCTTTCGGTTAATTAATGTGTCTCTTAATAGTAAGCTGAAGGATCTCTCatgtttagaaaaaataatggagTGCCTGCTAATGCAGGAGAAGTCCATCGTAAGTGTTACCAAATTGCTGGATGAATTgtttaatatcatttttgtagATACTTTTAGtgagaacaaaaatttgaTCATCAAGGAAGGGGCCCTCCTCCTCATGAAGATACTCTGCTATTCCATTCACACggttaatttgaaaaaagggaagaaggaacATCACTTTGTTTTTAGCAACAAAAGGAAGCATCTCATTTTGGTCTTCATCAATCAATACAAGGAAAATCTTCACTTCATCAATTTGCTAATTTTAATTCTGAGGTATAATAAGACGAATAAAATTGTCCAAAATTTactcatcattttgtttaacCTTGTTTTTGATCATATATCTGatgggaagggggagaaaaatggggaaaccTTTTCCGCTAGTGAGTTGAATCCCCGGGCATCCTCCCTGgggaagagcaaaaaggggcgtACCAGCATTAACGGCGTTGTAGTGAACACACACAGTGGGGAAACTCCCCAACTGGTTGACTGCTTCCCCTTGCACGATGACCGAAATGTGTGGTTTAAGTGTTGCCAATCCATTGTGGAAAGCATGTACGAACACTTTGATGATTTCCTCGCCATCTTTacgatgaagatgaagaacaTGTTTAGTGCCATCGTGTGTGGTGGGAACAGAAGTGCGAATGAAGATTTGAGTGAAAGCAGGGGGAGAGACAGCTCGGCGTGCAGACTGCGCAGCAAGGGAGTggacgagggggaagagagCGCAGTAGACAAGTCCAACAAAGTGTCCTGCTTCATGCTAACCAAATTTATATTCGTGTCAGGCCACCTAGGGTTATATACCTACATATATGCAGAAAAGATACaaaacaatttgaagaaaatcgCCTCAAAAAGTGACAGCAACTATGGAATGTGCacgaaggaagaaaaggacaGGGAATATTTCGACTACGTGGTTGAAAATATGATTGTGTGTAATAATTTGTTGGGCAAGAAAATTATGcctttaatatttttaattttgagtAACCCGGAGGGTTTTTTTAATGACTGCGTAGTTAAGGGTGAGgtggaaggggaagcgggAGCGGGAGCGGGGAAGAAGTGGCCTCTTAAAAGTGGCAGTTTCGCTCCGTTTAAGGGCGCCGACAATGCGAAGGATGACATCTACATGCATTATGAGATGTACCTACTCGTCCTGGTTTGTCTGCTAACCCTGTGCAAGTTTTGCATAATTTCGCAAAAGTTTTGCCAGAGCGTTGTGAGGGACCACGTGTCGATTATACAGCTGATTGTGTCCATCATAACGGAGGAGGGGAACTCCATTTTTGAGCTGAAAACGGAGGCGTTgctggggggagggggcgccCCCTCGAATGGAGACGACGCGGGGAGCGACCGCATGTTGAGCGATGAGAGTGACGGTGGTTACGGCGGTGACGATGGTGGCCATGGCAACCGTGGTAGTCATGATAACCGTGGTGGGGCCCCTTCCGGGCAGTCCTCCTCCCGCAGGGGCAGACGGAAGAGGGGAGAagccaaaaaggaagacacccatttgtgcatcGAAGATGAGAAGGTGGAGGGATTCGCCACCCCTGAGGAGGGAAGCAGCGGGGAGGACCCGTGGAGTCTCTTTCGAAGCAAAATCATGTTCAGGACGATCTCAAACATAAGGAAAATGCTCCTAATCAGTTACGCCGATTTGTTATACAGGCACCCAAATTTATTGGAGCCGTATAacaagtacatttttaaagttcTGAACGATAGGGATATAAATATGAGAAGGACAGCCGTCTCTGTCTTTACGCACCTCTTCATGACGGACACGGTGAAGGCCAGGAATATCCTGCTGGTCCATATGATGTACTTAACCATCGACcaggatgaaaaaatatcgaGTGGGTCCAAATCGTTCTTCTATGAATTAGACAGGAAGTCGCATGTGACCCTGGTGAACAATATATGCGATATGATTTCCGTGTTggcgaaaaatgaaaagaaactCAAATACGAAATGAATAAAGAAATTGAAGAGTTCCTTCTGAgctttattaaaaagagTAAATATAACGAAACGTTGGttgagaaaatttttaaaaaaatgaaagaagttaatattaacaaaacGGACGCGCTGAAACTGTACATGCAGGTCTTTCTAAACATTCAAATTGATGAGAAGGTGCTCAGCAGAATGAATAAATGCTTTCCCCTGATCAGATACATCATAAGGGAGAATCAGTACATTCAAGACAGTTTCATTCATATATGTAAGAAGGCCACCgagaaaaagaggggaaggCCCGCAGAGGAAGGGCAGCACcaacagcagcaacaacagcagcagcagcagcagttgAATGCGTCCAacaatgaaaagggaaataacGAACGGGTCGAAAATGACAAatcggaaaataaaatgagggAACTGGCTGAAGATATTTTAAGCAAAATAGAGTCCACCACAAATAAATCCAAAAACGTTTCGAACGCTCATGGGGGTGCAACAAATGCTGTTTTGAAGGAGTCCAGAAGTAAGGACGACGATGATGTGGTTAGAAATGACGAGGAACTGAGCATGAGCAGAAATGAGGAGGGTGACAATTAG
- a CDS encoding hypothetical protein, conserved (encoded by transcript PVX_086280A), whose amino-acid sequence MEAKKDNNILSAKYREQTLNKTKGERHPNDAVKPYGEGHKRGRGNTTHEAKSNGKDKTDKINDPPFIQIKSDDKYLSHLLKKQNVQIQSEKCEDDSVRKRKNATPSSSSQSVEEDSSDDFQCADIIEQFKKKKKRELEDRKKKRIRDRKNELIRKPTYRDAETQVFLDDFTKYYEKVKPQIEKLVEDVLNEALKEIYEDQELSKIKGKINHYEQIRQEKYQSLKNYEQNSDTFYEQTQHKIKDRILLKKKVEIIMKKKIAHSKAQKNMHFILQKNLDLYSLMDYFPSGLEKNMNRIVLPWLADLILYLIRVKKEIVHYVISDMIEKSFASRTEILEAYKRLKKLAPRKTYIVIKQKI is encoded by the exons atggaagcgaaaaaagacAACAACATCTTATCAGCAAAATATCGCGAACAAACGTTAAACAAAACAAAGGGGGAACGCCACCCAAACGATGCTGTTAAGCCATATGGTGAAGGGCATAAACGTGGCAGGGGAAACACCACGCACGAAGCAAAATCAAATGGTAAAGACAAAacagataaaataaatgacccCCCATtcatacaaataaaaagtgaTGATAAATATCTTAGCCATCTTctgaagaaacaaaatgtaCAAATTCAGTCGGAAAAATGCGAAGACGATTCagtgaggaagaggaaaaatgccACCCCCTCCTCCAGTAGCCAATCCGTGGAAGAAGACTCAAGTGACGACTTTCAATGCGCAGACATTATAGagcagtttaaaaaaaagaagaagcgagAGTTAGAGgatagaaagaaaaaacgaattagGGATAGAAAAAACGAGTTAATAAGGAAGCCAACCTACAGGGACGCGGAAACGCAGGTCTTCCTTGACGACTTTACCAAATATTAcga gaaagtgaaGCCCCAGATTGAGAAGCTCGTTGAAGATGTCCTAAATGAAGCGTTAAAAGAG ATCTACGAAGACCAAGAgttaagcaaaataaaaggcaAAATTAACCATTACGAACAAATCAGACAAGAGAAATATCAATCCCTTAAAAACTACGAACAGAATAGCGACACGTTTTACGAACAAACG caacataaaataaaagacagGATCCTACTCAAAAAGAAAGTCgaaattataatgaaaaaaaagattgcCCATAGTAAAGCCCAGAAAAACATGCACTTTATACTTCAGAAAAACTTGGACCTGTATTCCCTTATGGATTATTTCCCGAGCGGCTTGGAg AAAAACATGAACCGAATCGTGCTCCCATGGCTGGCGGACTTAATTCTGTACCTG ATAagggtgaaaaaggaaatagtCCACTACGTCATCTCGG ACATGATAGAAAAGAGCTTTGCCTCCAGAACGGAGATACTTGAGGCCTataaaaggttaaaaaaattggcccCACGCAAAACCTACATCGTTATCAAacagaaaatttaa
- a CDS encoding hypothetical protein (encoded by transcript PVX_086285A), translated as MKTMKNRADEYNLIKIKEAQNKILIHLNAFTINQVVSTLVLSHKYNMLNFKILHAVIEHLFRHSCFLNSKHLYVLVSIVRKIHLDNLLHPSQGDNESAHAEDYLEDVNENIKWKEKYYGEVMGNLALPARGDTGEAFPGEQSTPECPPQHNGRLIEQGGNTNSVSGRLPRCETHLCETPPAEEAPSVQNGPPQQADISAEMKKTHLKIKEILTHNYSNIYMNVQKNMYTSLLLLNYLHAENIISRRIFLKIIYSIDTQFSQHTFSSNEKGRSSDHHSYDGSEPYEEDILNSYLQQQCENTSTYDLYIRLHFHLLKNMLTECEFIDGKFVMEKIENGISVKEDVYRDAKLYLQVFSLFFQNMERVTEGVNHLKVFHLNVLSHELFKHICDDGACVNVKICYAFLKRVSCESILKGETTPDVCYCLLSVLYYLKRGNMLNWEIRPFGYPPFGETPIEEPPFDLQSIQERYSLFLNSINQYTLHDLLTPPHEDKEAVSTTCGIPIKPTPNCEPPPIEQSAYNLRENFFAHFMAEFSFNIVCYLNSIDTYEQLFILKHLILLNLKNEYLIDVLKERQRNFFIQKRHYTDRKHFFYFVEYLFTSFFYSPQEFLNLIHLMDLRKFQIVLDANRRTKKFTHKVKKIFDAVNVILNQRKENCVKIATKKKGRNNQFEKKCTVLPEDTTQLQHFQNILYDFLFL; from the coding sequence ATGAAAACGATGAAAAACAGGGCAGACGAGTATAACCTTATAAAGATAAAAGAAGcccaaaataaaatactaaTTCATTTAAACGCATTTACAATCAACCAAGTGGTGTCCACGCTGGTCCTCTCGCACAAATATAATATgctaaattttaaaattctacACGCAGTTATAGAGCATCTGTTTCGCCATTCCTGCTTCTTGAATAGCAAACACCTGTACGTGCTAGTTTCCATCGTGAGGAAGATACACCTGGACAACCTCCTCCACCCGTCGCAAGGGGACAATGAAAGTGCCCACGCGGAGGACTACCTGGAAGAtgttaatgaaaatataaaatggaaGGAGAAGTATTACGGGGAGGTGATGGGCAATTTGGCCCTCCCCGCAAGGGGCGACACCGGTGAAGCGTTTCCAGGTGAACAGAGCACCCCCGAATGTCCACCTCAACACAACGGTAGGCTGATCGAACAGGGAGGCAACACAAACAGCGTGAGCGGTAGACTACCCCGGTGCGAAACTCACCTGTGCGAAACCCCCCCGGCGGAGGAAGCCCCATCAGTGCAAAATGGCCCCCCCCAGCAAGCAGACATCTCcgcagaaatgaaaaagacccacttaaaaattaaggaaatCCTGACGCACAATTATAGCAACATTTACATGAACGTACAAAAGAACATGTACACAAGTTTGTTACTGTTAAATTATTTGCATGCAGAAAATATAATCAGcagaagaatttttttaaaaattatttacagcATAGATACACAGTTTAGCCAACACACGTTTAGCAGTaatgaaaagggaaggagCAGTGACCACCACTCCTACGATGGAAGTGAACCCTATGAAGAGGACATCCTCAATTCGTACCTCCAACAACAGTGTGAAAATACGTCAACCTACGACCTGTACATTCGCCTTCACTTCCATTTGCTGAAAAATATGCTCACAGAGTGCGAATTTATTGATGGCAAATTTGTCATGGAGAAAATAGAAAACGGCATAAGTGTAAAGGAGGACGTGTACAGAGATGCAAAGCTATACCTTCAAGTGTTTTCTTTATTCTTTCAAAACATGGAAAGGGTTACGGAAGGGGTTAACCATTTGAAGGTCTTCCATTTGAACGTCCTCTCCCACGAGCTGTTCAAACATATCTGTGATGATGGCGCTtgtgtaaatgtaaaaatatgttacgCCTTCCTCAAGAGGGTATCCTGTGAGTCTATCCTCAAGGGGGAAACAACCCCCGACGTTTGCTATTGCCTTCTAAGCGTTTTGTACTacctcaaaagggggaacatgCTGAATTGGGAGATCCGCCCGTTTGGttaccccccctttggagagACCCCTATCGAAGAACCCCCATTCGACTTGCAATCAATCCAGGAAAGGTACTCCCTCTTTTTAAACTCGATTAACCAGTACACCCTGCACGACCTCCTCACTCCACCGCACGAAGACAAAGAAGCAGTCAGCACAACTTGCGGCATTCCCATAAAACCCACCCCCAATTGTGAACCCCCCCCAATTGAACAATCGGCCTACAACTTGAGGGAAAACTTTTTCGCCCACTTCATGGCAGAATTCTCCTTCAACATTGTGTGCTACCTAAACAGCATAGATACCTACGAAcagctttttattttaaaacatttaatcctcttaaatttgaaaaatgaatacctAATCGATGTGCTGAAGGAACGTCAACGTAACTtctttatacaaaaaaggcACTACACTGATCGGaagcactttttttattttgtagaGTATTTgttcacctcttttttttactctcccCAGGAGTTCCTCAACCTGATACATTTGATGGACCTCCGAAAGTTTCAAATTGTGCTGGACGCAAACAGACGGACCAAGAAATTCACCcataaagtgaaaaaaatattcgatGCCGTTAATGTGATACTGAACCAGCGGAAGGAGAATTGTGTGAAAATAGccacaaaaaagaaagggcGGAACAACCAATTTGAAAAGAAGTGCACTGTCCTACCGGAGGACACAACCCAGCTTCAACATTTTCAGAACATCCTCtacgattttttatttttataa